In the genome of Candidatus Neomarinimicrobiota bacterium, one region contains:
- a CDS encoding thymidine kinase: protein MTLTPKNAGWIEVICGSMFSGKTEELIRRIRRAEIAKMKTIIFKPQIDDRYSSNHVVSHNQSKLESRMVKNAQNILDQSDDIDVIGIDEAQFFSDEIIDVCKKLAKNNKRVVVAGLDTDYRGIPFGPMPALMCEADYLDKFRAICIQCGNPASCSQRITKETGQVVIGEADIYEARCRNCFEAPEE from the coding sequence ATGACACTCACACCTAAAAACGCCGGTTGGATTGAAGTAATTTGTGGCAGCATGTTCAGCGGAAAAACTGAAGAATTAATTCGCCGAATTCGCCGCGCTGAAATTGCAAAAATGAAGACCATAATTTTCAAACCACAAATCGACGATCGATACAGTTCGAATCACGTGGTTTCTCATAATCAATCCAAATTAGAGTCCAGAATGGTTAAAAACGCCCAAAATATTCTTGATCAATCCGATGATATTGATGTGATTGGAATTGATGAAGCGCAATTTTTTTCTGATGAAATTATTGATGTGTGTAAAAAATTAGCGAAAAATAATAAACGCGTTGTTGTGGCTGGCCTCGATACGGACTACCGTGGCATCCCATTTGGGCCCATGCCAGCACTCATGTGTGAAGCGGATTATTTGGATAAATTTCGCGCAATCTGTATTCAGTGTGGAAATCCTGCTTCTTGCAGCCAGCGAATTACCAAAGAAACTGGACAAGTGGTCATCGGGGAAGCAGATATCTATGAAGCGCGCTGTAGAAATTGTTTTGAAGCACCGGAGGAATAA
- a CDS encoding NupC/NupG family nucleoside CNT transporter, translated as MIGLLGIVVLLGIAVAMSNNRKKINLRIVGWGLGLQLTFALFILKTPIGKPVFGFLDKAISKLISFSDAGGNFLFTSFVPDVGFHTALINFAFRALPTIIFFSALMSVMYHLGIIQFVVRWIAKAMQKTMGTSGSETLSVSANIFVGQTEAPLMIRPFIGKMTQSELMAVMVGGFATVAGGVLAIYVKWLTDIPGIAGHLLAASVMSAPAALVIAKIIYPETEISETMGDIKIDIEKTSSNAMEALGNGATDGLKLAANVAAMLVAFISIVAMVNYLLGFANTSIDQLLGLIFQPLAWTMGVPWEESAMMGTLMGKKIAFTELIAYGDLKVIMASGQISERTAIIASYALCGFANFGSIGIQLGGIGGMAPERKKDLAKLVTKAMVGGALASWLTATVAGILI; from the coding sequence ATGATTGGTCTTTTAGGTATTGTAGTCCTTTTGGGCATTGCGGTTGCAATGTCGAATAATCGTAAAAAAATCAACTTACGAATTGTGGGCTGGGGCTTGGGGCTTCAACTCACCTTTGCATTGTTTATTTTAAAAACACCTATTGGTAAACCTGTATTTGGATTTTTAGATAAGGCTATTTCAAAACTTATCAGTTTTTCTGATGCGGGCGGAAATTTCCTTTTTACTTCTTTTGTCCCGGATGTGGGTTTCCACACCGCACTTATTAACTTTGCCTTTCGGGCTTTACCCACAATAATTTTCTTTTCTGCCCTCATGTCAGTCATGTACCATTTGGGCATTATCCAGTTTGTGGTAAGGTGGATCGCAAAAGCTATGCAAAAAACAATGGGAACCAGCGGTTCTGAAACATTAAGTGTTTCGGCTAATATATTTGTTGGTCAAACAGAAGCACCGCTTATGATCCGTCCATTCATCGGTAAAATGACCCAATCAGAACTCATGGCCGTTATGGTGGGTGGATTTGCCACTGTCGCCGGCGGTGTTTTGGCTATCTACGTAAAATGGCTAACCGATATCCCCGGGATTGCAGGACACCTCTTGGCCGCATCGGTCATGTCTGCACCAGCCGCTCTGGTTATTGCAAAAATAATTTATCCGGAAACCGAAATATCTGAAACGATGGGTGATATAAAAATTGACATTGAAAAAACCAGTTCCAACGCTATGGAAGCTCTAGGCAACGGTGCTACAGATGGATTAAAACTAGCTGCGAATGTGGCCGCAATGCTGGTAGCCTTTATTTCCATTGTAGCCATGGTCAATTATTTACTCGGATTTGCCAACACTTCTATCGATCAATTGTTAGGATTAATCTTTCAACCTCTGGCATGGACAATGGGCGTCCCCTGGGAAGAATCCGCTATGATGGGTACACTTATGGGGAAAAAGATCGCTTTCACAGAATTGATTGCTTATGGTGATTTGAAAGTCATAATGGCCTCGGGGCAAATATCTGAAAGAACAGCTATCATTGCCAGTTATGCTCTTTGCGGATTTGCCAATTTTGGATCCATTGGAATTCAATTAGGCGGTATCGGCGGTATGGCTCCGGAAAGAAAAAAAGATTTAGCCAAACTGGTAACAAAAGCAATGGTAGGTGGCGCTTTGGCGTCTTGGCTAACGGCGACTGTTGCAGGAATACTCATTTAG
- a CDS encoding adenylate kinase, giving the protein MRLIFLGPPGVGKGTQAKLVCENFDIIHLSTGDILRAEMVANSEIGNKAKSFINNGELVPDEVLLSIMNNRLKKDDAKKGYLLDGFPRTIPQATGLDEIMEILSHSLDAAISLAADEDELVQRLINRGLESGRSDDTPEVIRQRQKVYWDQTAPLLNYYQTKSLLKEVDGLGEIPEITERILEVLQ; this is encoded by the coding sequence ATGCGTCTCATATTTTTAGGTCCTCCCGGTGTTGGGAAAGGTACACAGGCAAAACTGGTTTGTGAAAATTTTGATATTATACATTTATCAACGGGGGATATTCTTCGGGCTGAAATGGTTGCAAATTCTGAAATTGGGAATAAAGCAAAATCGTTCATCAATAACGGTGAACTAGTCCCGGATGAAGTATTGTTGAGCATCATGAATAACCGATTAAAAAAAGATGATGCCAAAAAGGGGTATCTTTTAGATGGTTTCCCGCGCACCATTCCCCAGGCAACCGGATTGGATGAAATTATGGAAATCCTCTCTCATTCTCTAGATGCAGCTATTAGCTTAGCGGCCGATGAGGATGAATTGGTCCAAAGACTGATAAATCGCGGTTTGGAATCTGGACGCAGTGACGACACACCAGAAGTTATTAGGCAGCGTCAAAAAGTCTATTGGGATCAAACAGCACCACTTTTAAATTACTATCAAACAAAAAGTCTATTGAAAGAAGTGGATGGCCTAGGAGAGATTCCTGAAATTACAGAGCGAATTTTAGAGGTATTGCAATAA
- a CDS encoding dephospho-CoA kinase, which yields MGLTGGIGSGKSTASRFLETLGAYIFDADQEAKKLITENEIVQHELITEFGTDIIDSAGRVDKQKLARIAFQDEDHQQRLNLVVHPYIYELIDKKFNRVLDDGKHGIFIVDAALIYESGYDAHLDYVVVITALLKHRMERALGRETLSRAEILKRIEFQWPEEDKVNMADFVIHNDGTEETFRKSIESLIEKLT from the coding sequence GTGGGACTTACAGGTGGAATAGGCAGTGGGAAAAGTACAGCCAGCCGATTTTTAGAAACGTTAGGTGCCTATATCTTTGACGCAGATCAAGAAGCAAAGAAACTGATTACAGAAAATGAAATTGTTCAACATGAGTTAATTACTGAATTTGGAACTGATATTATTGATAGCGCGGGACGTGTGGATAAGCAGAAATTAGCCCGCATTGCTTTCCAAGACGAAGATCACCAACAGCGCCTAAACTTGGTTGTCCACCCTTATATTTATGAATTGATCGATAAAAAATTCAATCGCGTTCTGGATGATGGCAAACATGGTATTTTTATTGTAGATGCTGCCCTCATTTATGAATCCGGTTATGATGCGCACCTGGATTATGTTGTTGTTATAACAGCTTTATTAAAACACCGCATGGAACGTGCTTTAGGGCGCGAGACACTTTCCCGAGCAGAAATACTTAAACGAATTGAATTCCAATGGCCCGAAGAAGATAAAGTTAATATGGCAGATTTTGTTATCCACAATGACGGAACTGAAGAAACGTTTCGAAAAAGTATCGAATCACTGATTGAAAAATTAACTTAA